The following proteins are co-located in the Flectobacillus major DSM 103 genome:
- a CDS encoding Fur family transcriptional regulator, translating to MTQYLEIKGLRKTNERFTILEEIYNRDDHFEAEELFFSIKSKNFHVSRATIYNTLDILVECQLIKKHQFGNKISSRYEKAYGRRQHDHLVCIECQLVTEFCDPRIQVIQNLINDTFQCEVLYHSLTFYSKCLKENCIHRKNEEKK from the coding sequence TTGACACAATATTTAGAAATAAAAGGACTACGCAAAACAAACGAACGTTTTACCATTTTAGAAGAAATTTATAATCGTGATGACCATTTTGAGGCTGAAGAGTTATTTTTTTCGATAAAATCAAAAAACTTTCACGTTAGTAGAGCCACGATTTATAATACACTCGACATACTGGTTGAGTGTCAACTAATTAAGAAGCATCAATTTGGCAACAAAATATCATCGAGATACGAAAAGGCTTATGGTCGCCGCCAACACGACCACCTGGTATGTATTGAATGCCAGTTAGTTACCGAGTTTTGTGACCCACGAATTCAGGTAATCCAAAATCTGATAAATGACACATTTCAGTGCGAAGTACTTTATCACTCTTTAACATTTTATAGCAAATGCTTAAAAGAGAATTGTATTCACCGTAAAAATGAGGAGAAGAAATAA
- a CDS encoding PKD domain-containing protein — protein sequence MKNIILVLILLFVPMLLKGQNRADFEICGKDGCTGLICISPTDTLYDVKINIKLPTSCTVTKFEVDWGDGTIESFTMPTNLEKPHTYNLKSFLKSCFVDTKPFKIFVTPNCINTDKGQTLTFNKKPTAAIGLLQDACEGKPINLQNNSCPANSSDITYLWDLGNGQTSTSFQPIISAANVNSSPYKVKLTVNSNLCGSSSADISIPVKKFPVANYKTTGYTVSNQDTVVCLSNGGILTLDGTVSIDESRYFWEITGGTYTFLDNTNRNSPIIKIQLKETKNYSISLKAINDCGESQPLVCVHRVVDSPNLSITQQPDVCTPIKYKIPNFITGATYTLNGNPIRENEEIDIPLSNTPNVVVGTLSNMCGQQVVRDTFYVSAPQVARILSFRDTTVCAGSPVLALTTNVQTGAWAGQFIVNRNQFSPSTVGTYLLTYTNGSGSCASSDQAKVTVVGVNITTQDVSVCQGQPFVVLKGTPITGVWSTASCPSCTIKNDTLFLTGGISSNLQMVYKVTENGCSFEKKAVVTIGSAKADFSINGTCLGQPITVANLSTGTNTYRWFLNGVMISTDPTPNLSNIVSGVNTVVFEVTSGTCKDELTKQFRVVAPPSSADFSTNVAEGCGPLDIVFTPSGIANSDVNYDWDFGNGNTSSLFQPTIQTFTNQSSSPKKYKVIFKASNTCGTINTEKEITLKPIPIAKIGVDSTVVRCSPANILFSNRSKGNNSDISWDWGDGKVEHSIADTLRHLFAATDTIKTYVVKLSVKNDCAVSQDTVAIKVYPNTVIPLFSMSQSIVCPNDTILFLDSTKPIPDKWVWKFGDGTGPVMASNPKHIFLQPNQTFTITLIAYTQCGYDSVQRQIKTRDIPKGDFNVPRLMCVGAPVVFNNLSDINLYSAKWNFGDNSSIDSINFSPKHQYTSGGDKTVIMSLIDYRTRCKNDIVKRIYISPKVKASFELVSDSIACSPATIRFINKSLNANTYSWRFSDGRSSEAESPEINFTAGHYEAYLQASLNGVCQDSTSAVTFVVDSCKVFFPEVFTPNNDGIGDRYTIFGTGIKIIKSLIIRNKWGEVVFKNENFLPNITAYGWDGYYLGNPAPNGIYVYEVELELYGKPPEKMPIGYINLMRKYE from the coding sequence ATGAAAAATATAATTTTGGTTTTGATACTTCTATTTGTACCAATGTTACTTAAAGGACAAAATAGAGCAGATTTTGAAATTTGTGGAAAAGATGGCTGTACGGGTCTAATATGTATTTCGCCAACAGATACATTATATGATGTTAAAATCAATATTAAATTACCAACATCGTGTACCGTGACAAAGTTTGAAGTGGATTGGGGAGATGGAACCATAGAAAGCTTTACAATGCCTACCAATCTCGAAAAACCCCATACCTATAATCTTAAAAGTTTTTTAAAATCATGTTTTGTCGATACCAAACCGTTTAAAATTTTTGTTACACCCAACTGTATCAATACGGATAAAGGACAAACATTAACTTTTAATAAAAAACCAACAGCGGCAATTGGATTATTGCAAGATGCCTGCGAAGGTAAGCCCATTAACCTTCAAAACAACTCTTGTCCTGCCAACTCAAGTGATATTACCTATCTGTGGGATTTAGGAAATGGTCAAACCAGTACAAGTTTTCAACCAATAATTAGTGCTGCTAATGTAAATAGTTCTCCCTATAAAGTAAAACTTACTGTAAATTCTAATTTATGTGGTTCTAGCTCAGCAGACATAAGTATTCCTGTCAAGAAATTCCCAGTTGCCAACTACAAGACTACTGGCTATACCGTATCAAATCAAGATACAGTAGTTTGTTTGTCTAATGGCGGTATTTTAACATTAGACGGTACTGTGTCAATAGATGAATCTCGGTATTTTTGGGAAATAACAGGTGGAACATACACTTTTCTTGACAATACAAATCGAAATTCTCCAATAATCAAGATCCAACTTAAAGAAACCAAAAATTATAGTATTAGCCTAAAAGCCATTAATGATTGTGGCGAATCTCAACCCTTAGTATGTGTACACAGGGTGGTTGACTCTCCTAATCTATCTATAACTCAACAGCCCGACGTTTGTACTCCTATCAAGTACAAAATTCCTAATTTTATTACAGGAGCCACTTATACACTTAATGGAAACCCTATTAGAGAAAATGAGGAGATAGATATTCCTCTGTCTAATACTCCTAATGTTGTGGTAGGAACATTGAGTAATATGTGTGGACAACAAGTGGTACGCGATACCTTTTATGTGTCGGCACCTCAAGTAGCAAGAATTCTATCTTTTCGTGATACCACCGTGTGTGCTGGCTCGCCAGTATTGGCACTAACCACGAATGTTCAAACGGGGGCTTGGGCAGGACAATTTATAGTTAATAGAAACCAATTTTCTCCTTCAACAGTGGGTACTTATCTTCTTACCTATACCAATGGTAGTGGATCCTGTGCTAGTTCAGACCAAGCCAAGGTTACTGTTGTAGGTGTAAATATTACAACGCAAGATGTTAGTGTATGTCAAGGCCAACCATTTGTCGTATTGAAAGGCACACCCATAACAGGCGTATGGTCTACAGCAAGTTGTCCTAGTTGTACTATAAAAAATGATACTCTTTTTTTAACAGGAGGTATCAGCTCAAATCTTCAAATGGTATATAAGGTTACTGAAAATGGTTGTTCTTTCGAAAAAAAAGCTGTAGTTACCATTGGCAGTGCCAAGGCTGATTTTTCCATAAATGGTACATGCCTAGGGCAACCAATAACAGTTGCGAATTTGTCAACAGGTACAAACACGTATCGGTGGTTTTTAAATGGAGTTATGATTTCAACCGACCCAACCCCCAACCTTTCCAATATTGTGTCAGGAGTCAATACTGTAGTATTTGAAGTTACTTCTGGTACTTGTAAAGACGAGCTTACTAAGCAATTTAGGGTAGTAGCACCGCCCAGTAGTGCTGATTTTTCTACAAATGTAGCAGAAGGTTGTGGGCCTCTGGATATTGTGTTTACTCCTTCAGGAATCGCCAATAGCGATGTTAATTATGATTGGGACTTTGGCAATGGCAATACTAGCTCCTTGTTTCAGCCAACAATACAAACATTTACCAATCAAAGTTCGTCGCCAAAAAAATATAAAGTTATTTTCAAGGCTTCAAATACTTGTGGTACTATAAATACCGAAAAAGAAATAACCCTAAAACCGATTCCTATTGCCAAGATAGGGGTAGATTCTACTGTAGTACGCTGTTCTCCCGCCAATATTTTATTTTCGAACCGCTCAAAAGGAAATAATAGCGATATATCTTGGGATTGGGGAGATGGTAAAGTAGAGCATTCCATCGCCGATACATTGAGACATTTGTTTGCGGCAACAGACACTATCAAAACTTATGTTGTAAAATTATCTGTTAAAAATGATTGTGCTGTTAGCCAAGATACCGTTGCTATAAAAGTATACCCCAATACTGTAATTCCATTATTCTCTATGAGCCAAAGTATTGTTTGTCCAAACGATACCATTTTGTTTTTGGATAGCACAAAGCCAATTCCTGATAAATGGGTATGGAAATTTGGCGATGGTACAGGGCCAGTGATGGCAAGCAATCCTAAGCATATCTTTTTACAACCCAACCAAACTTTTACCATAACACTGATTGCTTATACGCAGTGCGGGTATGATTCTGTACAAAGGCAAATCAAAACCAGAGACATACCTAAGGGCGACTTCAATGTTCCTAGGCTAATGTGTGTAGGGGCACCTGTTGTATTTAATAATTTGAGTGATATTAATCTATATTCGGCTAAGTGGAATTTTGGAGATAACTCGTCTATTGATTCTATTAATTTTTCGCCAAAACATCAATATACCTCTGGAGGAGACAAAACGGTTATAATGTCATTAATTGACTACAGAACAAGGTGCAAAAATGATATTGTTAAACGAATTTATATAAGCCCCAAGGTAAAAGCTAGTTTTGAGCTAGTGAGTGATTCTATCGCCTGTTCGCCAGCAACTATACGTTTTATCAATAAGTCGCTTAATGCAAATACTTACTCTTGGCGATTTAGTGATGGTCGGTCTTCTGAAGCTGAGTCGCCAGAGATAAATTTTACGGCAGGACATTACGAGGCATATCTTCAGGCTTCCCTCAATGGTGTCTGTCAGGATTCTACTTCTGCTGTTACGTTTGTTGTAGATTCTTGTAAGGTTTTCTTTCCAGAGGTATTTACGCCTAATAATGATGGCATCGGCGACAGATATACCATTTTTGGTACAGGAATAAAAATAATCAAATCTTTAATTATTAGAAATAAATGGGGGGAAGTCGTTTTTAAAAATGAAAATTTCTTGCCCAATATTACTGCCTATGGATGGGACGGATATTACCTCGGAAATCCAGCCCCCAATGGTATTTATGTGTATGAGGTCGAGCTTGAGCTTTATGGAAAACCTCCCGAAAAAATGCCTATTGGATATATTAATCTCATGAGAAAGTACGAATAG
- a CDS encoding PorP/SprF family type IX secretion system membrane protein, with amino-acid sequence MNHPKNIITFISLILVCIHTCLAQDPQFSQFHNNPLVYNPAFTGHTKGSRFISNFRKQWLGLGFIYQTTSASYDANIDDEKRLSLGMQVMLEQESENFRQSTGSGLMSYRVGGELSGFTAGLKASYINRSFTTDGLKFIDQYSATGIANTSLDPLANSSGRFTQNFFDFSLGLLYEAHQNSRQGSVYNVNMRGFQMGVALHHFDKLLKGVNYSLPLPHLGVHASYKMPINLPWWYQDTEDESTLGFTGYFRSQGQSMMLDLGITTRYTPIVLGLWYRGIPLRTYKDIPQQDAIVVLMGYEQEKFRLGISYDVTVSSLSWRSGGTIELSLWLSFGYVNFKGTKAGDRHLPQCTKRTLFKPW; translated from the coding sequence ATGAATCATCCAAAAAATATCATCACTTTCATTTCCTTGATTCTTGTATGTATTCATACTTGTTTGGCTCAAGACCCACAGTTTTCACAATTTCATAATAACCCTCTGGTATATAATCCTGCATTTACGGGACATACCAAGGGGTCGCGTTTTATATCGAATTTTAGAAAACAATGGCTTGGACTTGGGTTTATTTACCAAACTACCTCCGCTTCTTACGATGCCAATATTGATGATGAAAAACGCCTTTCGCTAGGAATGCAAGTGATGTTAGAACAAGAATCTGAAAACTTCAGACAGTCAACTGGCTCTGGATTAATGTCATACCGAGTTGGAGGAGAATTAAGTGGATTTACGGCAGGTTTAAAAGCTTCATATATCAATAGGTCTTTTACAACAGATGGGCTAAAGTTTATCGACCAATATTCTGCCACTGGCATTGCCAATACTAGCCTAGACCCCTTAGCTAACAGCAGTGGGCGTTTTACCCAAAACTTTTTTGACTTTTCTCTTGGTTTATTGTATGAGGCTCACCAAAACAGTCGACAAGGTAGCGTTTACAATGTAAATATGAGAGGGTTTCAAATGGGTGTAGCCTTACATCATTTTGATAAATTACTAAAAGGTGTCAACTATTCTTTACCGCTTCCTCATCTTGGTGTACACGCCTCCTACAAAATGCCCATAAATCTTCCATGGTGGTATCAAGATACGGAAGATGAAAGTACCCTTGGCTTTACTGGATATTTCCGAAGCCAAGGACAAAGTATGATGCTCGACCTAGGAATAACCACAAGGTACACTCCTATTGTACTTGGACTTTGGTACAGAGGGATTCCGTTACGGACTTATAAAGATATACCCCAGCAAGATGCCATCGTTGTTTTGATGGGGTATGAGCAAGAAAAATTTAGGCTAGGAATTAGCTACGATGTAACGGTGTCGTCATTAAGCTGGCGAAGTGGTGGTACAATCGAGCTTTCTTTATGGTTAAGTTTTGGCTATGTCAACTTTAAGGGTACTAAAGCAGGCGACCGCCATTTACCTCAATGTACCAAACGGACACTCTTCAAGCCTTGGTAA
- a CDS encoding aldo/keto reductase, with product MNYRKFGRTGWDVSEIGYGMWGMAGWTGSEEKEINEALDKAIELGCNFFDTAWAYGDGLSEEILNKVLKRHQERRLYVATKIPPKNRTWPSKPHFSLEEVFPSNYIIEYTEKSLKNLGVETIDLQQFHVWEDAWANQDEWKETITKLTKEGKVRSWGVSVNRWEPDNCLETLKTDLIDAVQVIYNIFDQSPEDNLLPLCREKNIGVIARVPFDEGTLTGTLTKETVFPADDWRSTYFVPENLHSSVDHADALRPLIPANMTMAEMALRFILANRDIATTIPGMRKIKNVISNMGTSDGQTLSDQLIKTLKTHRWDRQPTEWSQ from the coding sequence ATGAATTATAGAAAATTTGGAAGAACAGGCTGGGATGTTAGCGAAATTGGCTACGGTATGTGGGGAATGGCTGGCTGGACTGGCTCGGAAGAAAAAGAAATCAACGAAGCCCTAGATAAGGCTATCGAATTGGGTTGTAACTTTTTTGATACTGCTTGGGCGTATGGCGATGGCCTTAGTGAAGAGATTTTGAATAAGGTACTTAAACGACACCAAGAACGTAGGCTGTATGTAGCTACTAAAATTCCACCCAAAAATCGTACTTGGCCGTCAAAACCCCATTTTAGTTTAGAGGAGGTTTTTCCTTCCAACTATATTATTGAATATACCGAAAAAAGCTTGAAAAATTTGGGTGTCGAAACCATTGATTTACAACAGTTTCATGTTTGGGAAGACGCTTGGGCTAATCAAGACGAATGGAAAGAAACCATTACCAAACTCACTAAAGAAGGGAAGGTGCGTTCATGGGGTGTTAGTGTAAACCGCTGGGAGCCAGACAATTGTTTGGAAACACTCAAGACCGATTTGATAGATGCCGTTCAGGTAATTTATAATATTTTTGACCAGTCGCCCGAAGATAATTTGTTGCCGCTGTGTCGTGAAAAAAATATTGGTGTTATTGCTCGTGTGCCTTTTGATGAAGGTACATTAACAGGCACATTAACGAAGGAAACGGTTTTTCCTGCCGATGACTGGCGTTCAACGTATTTTGTGCCAGAAAACCTCCACAGTAGTGTTGACCATGCCGATGCTTTGCGTCCTTTGATTCCTGCCAATATGACTATGGCCGAAATGGCTCTACGCTTTATTTTGGCTAATCGCGATATTGCCACTACTATACCTGGAATGCGTAAAATCAAGAATGTAATTTCTAATATGGGTACTAGCGATGGGCAAACGCTTTCGGATCAACTGATTAAAACCCTCAAAACTCACCGTTGGGACAGGCAGCCTACTGAATGGAGTCAGTAG
- a CDS encoding DoxX family protein, producing MKKDKIIYWVTTAIIGLMMFFSVFAYFTDPQVAAGFKHLGFADYFRVELGIAKALGAFALLIPQVPLRVKEWAYAGFGITFISASIAHFQSGDASSAVVTPLVLLVILIVSNIYLHKTKATA from the coding sequence ATGAAAAAAGACAAGATTATTTATTGGGTTACTACAGCCATTATTGGGCTAATGATGTTTTTTAGTGTATTTGCGTATTTTACCGACCCACAAGTAGCAGCAGGGTTTAAGCACCTAGGATTTGCTGATTATTTTCGGGTAGAGCTCGGAATTGCCAAAGCCCTCGGAGCATTCGCTTTGCTTATTCCTCAAGTACCCCTCAGGGTCAAAGAATGGGCTTATGCAGGCTTTGGAATTACTTTTATTTCGGCTAGTATTGCCCATTTCCAAAGTGGCGATGCTTCGTCGGCGGTTGTTACACCATTGGTTTTATTGGTGATTTTGATTGTATCCAATATTTACTTACACAAAACCAAAGCTACAGCTTAG
- a CDS encoding LacI family DNA-binding transcriptional regulator — MKSKINIQTIAKALGVSTSTVSKALNDSYEISQETKERILAFAQQYGYSPNPYASSLRSKKSKTIGVVIPEVGNSFFAAVIKGIESVARKKGYHVLIYLSNESFAKEQIILNEFQSGRVDGILMSLALETNAFGHVEKLMEKGIPTVFFDRTPYSIIASKVVTNDFELGYHATQHLLNKGCQKIAYLLHRHHQGHSHQRMEGFRQALADTQIQLLPSQLIYCDSNVDNISITSALQQGRFDGLIVSAEELVTPLYQVCKKQQISIPQQLKVLSFCDFPLATVLTPTLTTIKHPAFQMGETAASTLFKQIDKPQGLTNEVIVLRSEIIERESTQG; from the coding sequence TTGAAGTCTAAAATTAATATACAAACCATTGCCAAAGCCTTAGGTGTTTCGACCAGTACGGTGTCGAAGGCCCTCAACGATAGCTACGAAATTAGTCAGGAAACCAAGGAACGGATATTGGCTTTTGCACAACAATACGGCTATTCGCCCAATCCTTATGCTAGTAGTCTTAGAAGTAAAAAAAGTAAAACAATAGGGGTTGTCATTCCTGAAGTAGGCAATAGCTTTTTTGCTGCCGTTATAAAGGGTATTGAATCGGTGGCTCGGAAAAAAGGGTATCATGTGTTAATTTATTTGTCTAATGAAAGCTTTGCGAAAGAACAGATTATCCTCAATGAATTTCAGAGTGGTAGGGTAGATGGCATATTGATGTCACTGGCACTCGAAACCAATGCCTTTGGGCATGTCGAAAAGCTGATGGAAAAAGGTATTCCAACGGTTTTTTTTGACAGAACCCCCTATTCTATTATTGCCTCGAAAGTAGTGACCAACGATTTTGAATTGGGCTATCATGCTACACAACATTTGCTCAATAAAGGGTGTCAGAAAATTGCCTATTTGCTACATCGGCATCATCAAGGACATAGCCATCAGCGTATGGAGGGCTTTAGGCAGGCTTTGGCAGATACTCAAATACAGTTGTTACCTTCGCAGCTTATTTATTGTGATTCCAATGTCGACAATATATCAATTACTTCGGCTCTGCAGCAGGGCAGATTCGATGGCCTTATTGTTTCGGCCGAAGAACTGGTTACGCCTTTGTATCAAGTTTGTAAAAAACAACAAATTAGTATTCCTCAACAACTAAAGGTTTTGTCGTTTTGTGATTTTCCTTTGGCTACCGTCTTAACGCCTACGCTTACTACTATCAAGCACCCAGCCTTTCAAATGGGCGAAACCGCAGCCTCAACATTATTTAAGCAAATAGATAAACCCCAAGGGCTTACCAATGAAGTAATTGTGCTAAGGTCAGAAATTATTGAGCGTGAATCTACTCAAGGATAG
- a CDS encoding winged helix-turn-helix transcriptional regulator, whose translation MQKRNHKECASALIPVQDALDVISGKWKLLILISIGSGNNRFRLIERSIPRLTSKVLAKELKDLEEHQLIKRTVHDESPVVVEYTTTEYSESLQSVILALQEWGLQHRRQIIG comes from the coding sequence ATGCAAAAAAGAAACCACAAAGAATGTGCTTCGGCGTTGATTCCTGTGCAAGATGCACTCGACGTAATTAGTGGCAAGTGGAAATTACTTATTCTGATTTCGATTGGGTCGGGCAATAACCGATTTAGGCTCATCGAGCGAAGTATTCCGAGGTTGACATCGAAAGTATTAGCCAAGGAGTTGAAGGATTTGGAAGAACATCAACTCATCAAAAGAACTGTTCACGACGAATCGCCCGTGGTAGTAGAATATACTACTACCGAATATTCAGAATCGCTTCAAAGTGTTATTTTGGCTTTGCAGGAATGGGGCCTCCAACACCGCCGACAGATTATTGGGTAA
- a CDS encoding PepSY-associated TM helix domain-containing protein → MKLKGLGNRAYNIFFHTHTVSGIVISALLYVIFLAGAFTIFRDEFYLWENPSLRYQTSTPINIEAILQSVKKAKPTFDIDDDITLQLPTQETYTIRLFGHLAAKGGQEQHFHVTINPFSGAIEDIPSSTIGETLYRLHFLDQIPIVGRYIAGLVALFFMFASITGLLIHWRNIFTKFWGFTLRGSLKQLWTNAHTVFGLLGFPFQLMYAVTGTFYMLTILVLLPAVMVLYGGDQEKVFAIVNPIQTISADKNSPKINHVDKINTTFSSTLASFKNYQPLYLTFKHLGRDDASMSFTMKDTDKTAFNSHAWLGYRLKNGENILKIIPNQNKTYAQSVVEGIHTLHFATYGGLVAKTVYFLMALFTCFVIISGILLWKEARKNKNYTPQQKYFHHRVTMYYLAICLSLLPAIAVLFCAELLVPANNHKFWVDSVFFGSWLILGTTGLLVAKEETKMTHWYLGIGGILALAVPLVNGMVTKQWFWVSFQQQAYSIFATDIFWLLLGLFMLTLAIPYFFKPLPNLKTPITPEKISEIL, encoded by the coding sequence ATGAAGCTAAAAGGATTGGGCAATCGAGCCTACAACATATTTTTTCATACACATACAGTATCGGGTATAGTGATTAGTGCTTTGCTGTATGTGATTTTTTTGGCAGGAGCGTTCACGATTTTTAGAGACGAGTTTTATTTATGGGAAAATCCTTCCCTCCGATACCAAACCAGTACGCCCATCAATATAGAAGCAATTTTGCAATCGGTAAAAAAAGCCAAACCTACTTTTGACATCGACGACGATATTACCCTACAATTGCCTACTCAGGAAACGTACACGATTAGGCTTTTTGGGCATTTGGCTGCTAAAGGTGGCCAAGAACAACATTTTCATGTAACGATTAATCCCTTTTCGGGAGCAATAGAAGATATTCCTAGCTCAACGATTGGCGAAACGCTCTACAGGCTTCATTTTCTTGACCAAATACCTATAGTAGGTAGGTATATAGCTGGACTGGTGGCTTTGTTTTTTATGTTTGCTAGTATTACAGGACTGCTAATTCATTGGCGAAATATTTTCACCAAGTTTTGGGGCTTTACCCTGCGAGGTTCTCTAAAGCAACTTTGGACTAACGCCCATACGGTTTTTGGTTTATTGGGTTTCCCTTTTCAACTAATGTATGCCGTAACAGGTACATTTTATATGTTGACGATATTGGTATTGTTACCTGCCGTAATGGTATTGTATGGTGGCGACCAAGAAAAAGTATTTGCCATTGTCAATCCTATTCAAACTATTTCGGCCGATAAAAATTCACCTAAAATAAACCATGTCGACAAAATCAACACAACTTTTAGCAGCACACTAGCTTCTTTCAAAAACTATCAACCGCTTTACCTCACATTCAAGCATCTAGGACGAGATGATGCCAGTATGAGTTTTACGATGAAAGACACCGATAAAACGGCTTTTAACAGCCATGCTTGGCTTGGGTATCGACTAAAAAATGGAGAAAATATTTTAAAAATTATTCCTAACCAAAACAAAACTTACGCCCAGTCGGTAGTGGAAGGTATACATACGCTACATTTTGCTACGTATGGGGGTTTGGTGGCAAAAACGGTGTATTTTTTAATGGCTCTATTTACATGTTTTGTGATTATTAGTGGCATATTGCTCTGGAAAGAAGCCCGAAAAAACAAAAATTATACGCCCCAACAAAAGTATTTTCATCATCGGGTTACGATGTACTATTTGGCTATTTGCCTGAGTTTATTACCTGCGATTGCAGTACTTTTTTGTGCAGAGCTTCTTGTACCAGCCAACAATCATAAGTTTTGGGTAGATAGCGTTTTCTTTGGATCGTGGCTTATATTAGGAACAACAGGCTTACTAGTAGCCAAAGAAGAAACCAAGATGACCCATTGGTATCTTGGTATAGGTGGAATATTGGCTTTGGCTGTACCGTTGGTAAATGGAATGGTCACCAAACAATGGTTTTGGGTGTCTTTTCAGCAACAAGCCTATTCTATTTTTGCAACGGATATTTTTTGGTTGTTGCTTGGGCTTTTTATGTTAACCTTGGCTATTCCTTATTTTTTCAAGCCTTTACCCAACCTAAAAACACCCATAACGCCCGAAAAAATTAGCGAAATTTTATAG